In Longimicrobium sp., one DNA window encodes the following:
- a CDS encoding methyltransferase domain-containing protein translates to MAEAAAGTAFTYSGEELDALAEARNYYGWITERFAPYLGDRIVEVGAGIGTYTEHLLRARPAARVTAVEPADNNYPHLARRFAREPRVEAVHGYLDDAFPAGAARSVVAVNVMEHVEDDAAFLAAARRALAPGGHVCLFVPALPALFGTLDEAFEHYRRYTRPALRTLFVRAGLKVERLTYMNLPGTAAWWLSGKVLRRRTVSARDARLYDRWVVPWVRALERRWSPPFGQSLLAVARKPLED, encoded by the coding sequence GTGGCCGAGGCCGCCGCGGGCACCGCCTTCACCTACTCGGGCGAGGAGCTGGACGCCCTGGCCGAGGCGCGCAACTACTACGGGTGGATCACCGAGCGCTTCGCCCCCTATCTGGGCGACCGCATCGTCGAGGTGGGCGCCGGGATCGGCACCTACACCGAGCACCTGCTGCGGGCGCGGCCCGCCGCGCGGGTGACGGCCGTGGAGCCCGCCGACAACAACTACCCGCACCTGGCCCGGCGCTTCGCCCGGGAGCCGCGCGTGGAGGCCGTGCACGGCTACCTGGACGACGCCTTCCCCGCCGGCGCCGCCCGCAGCGTGGTGGCGGTCAACGTGATGGAGCACGTGGAGGACGACGCGGCGTTCCTGGCCGCGGCCAGGCGCGCGCTGGCGCCGGGGGGCCACGTCTGCCTCTTCGTCCCCGCGCTGCCGGCGCTCTTCGGCACGCTGGACGAGGCCTTCGAGCACTACCGCCGCTACACCCGGCCGGCGCTCCGGACGCTGTTCGTCCGCGCGGGGCTCAAGGTGGAGCGGCTCACGTACATGAACCTCCCCGGCACCGCCGCCTGGTGGCTCTCCGGCAAGGTGCTGCGCCGCCGCACGGTGAGCGCCCGCGACGCCCGCCTGTACGACCGCTGGGTGGTGCCGTGGGTGCGCGCCCTGGAGCGGCGCTGGAGCCCGCCTTTCGGCCAGAGCCTGCTGGCCGTCGCCCGCAAACCGCTGGAGGACTGA
- a CDS encoding glycosyltransferase family 2 protein — protein sequence MMSDSGLLLSVVVPVYNEERLVRASIERLRAVPVRMEVICVDDASTDGTRAVLEALHREGLVHHLLLHPENRGKGSAVRTGIQHATGDVVVVHDADLEYDPFDLPRLLEPIADGRADAVFGSRFLGSPRRVLYFWHRVGNGVLTLLSNMMTDLNLTDMETCYKMVRADLLKRLPLKTKRFGIEPELTARLAQAQARVYEVPISYDGRTYAEGKKIGWRDGIAAFWHIARANFFRPRSVPSARDLPAVGDGPSVFRPVPFVRAAG from the coding sequence ATGATGAGCGACTCCGGGCTGCTGCTCTCGGTGGTGGTCCCCGTCTACAACGAGGAGCGGCTGGTGCGCGCCTCCATCGAGCGCCTGCGCGCCGTGCCGGTGCGCATGGAGGTGATCTGCGTCGACGACGCCTCCACCGACGGCACCCGCGCGGTGCTGGAGGCGCTGCACCGCGAGGGGCTCGTCCACCACCTCCTGCTGCACCCCGAGAACCGGGGGAAGGGCTCGGCGGTGCGCACGGGGATCCAGCACGCCACGGGCGACGTGGTGGTGGTGCACGACGCCGACCTGGAGTACGACCCGTTCGACCTGCCGCGCCTGCTGGAGCCGATCGCCGACGGGCGCGCCGACGCGGTGTTCGGCAGCCGCTTCCTGGGCAGCCCCCGGCGCGTGCTCTACTTCTGGCACCGGGTGGGCAACGGGGTGCTGACGCTCCTCTCCAACATGATGACCGACCTGAACCTCACCGACATGGAGACGTGCTACAAGATGGTCCGCGCGGACCTCCTGAAGCGCCTCCCCCTGAAGACGAAGCGGTTCGGGATCGAGCCCGAGCTCACCGCGCGCCTGGCCCAGGCGCAGGCGCGCGTGTACGAGGTGCCGATCAGCTACGACGGCCGCACCTACGCCGAGGGGAAGAAGATCGGCTGGCGCGACGGGATCGCGGCGTTCTGGCACATCGCGCGGGCCAACTTCTTCCGCCCCCGGAGCGTCCCCTCCGCCCGCGACCTGCCGGCGGTGGGCGACGGCCCCTCGGTGTTCCGCCCCGTCCCTTTCGTGAGGGCCGCCGGCTGA
- the dut gene encoding dUTP diphosphatase, whose product MEVRFRRLPSNPDLPLPSRATPGAAGFDVASAEPDFVLQPGERRLVHTGLEMELPPDVECQVRPRSGLALRHGIMLPNSPATIDPDYRGELRVIVWNSGAEPVPVPRGTRIAQLVFARFEVPTIAEAAELSESGRGTGGFGSTGH is encoded by the coding sequence ATGGAAGTCCGCTTCCGCCGCCTGCCGAGCAACCCCGACCTCCCGCTGCCCTCCCGCGCCACGCCCGGCGCGGCGGGCTTCGACGTGGCCAGCGCCGAGCCTGACTTCGTGCTGCAGCCGGGCGAGCGGCGGCTGGTGCACACGGGGCTGGAGATGGAGCTGCCGCCCGACGTGGAGTGCCAGGTGCGCCCGCGCTCGGGGCTGGCGCTCCGGCACGGGATCATGCTCCCCAACTCGCCCGCCACCATCGACCCCGACTACCGCGGCGAGCTGCGCGTGATCGTCTGGAACTCGGGCGCGGAGCCGGTGCCGGTCCCGCGCGGCACCCGCATCGCCCAACTCGTCTTCGCGCGCTTCGAGGTCCCCACGATCGCCGAGGCCGCCGAGCTGAGCGAGAGCGGCCGCGGCACCGGAGGCTTCGGCTCCACCGGGCACTGA
- the ald gene encoding alanine dehydrogenase: MIIGVPKEIKTNENRIALVPAGAEAFAAAGHTVLVERGAGLGSGFEDAQYEAVGAQLLDVEEVWERAEMIMKVKEPIPVEYPRIREGQLLFTYFHFAADETLTRAIIDSRCVALAYETVELPSGELPLLTPMSEVAGRMAIQAGAKYLERTHGGRGMLLGGVPGVAPAEVVIIGGGVVGTNAAKMAAGMGAHVRVLDRSLERLRYLSDVMPANVDVIYSNRHNLLDLLARADLLVGAVLLPGAKAPKLVKREDLRLMKKGSVIVDVAVDQGGCVETIRPTTHENPIYEVDGVIHYGVANMPGGVPRTSTLALTNATFPYAAHLSRVGWEEACRADRALALGLNIVHGKVVYPGVAEAFGLPLTPLDEVLSAS; this comes from the coding sequence ATGATCATCGGGGTCCCCAAGGAGATCAAGACCAACGAGAACCGCATCGCCCTGGTGCCCGCCGGGGCCGAGGCGTTCGCGGCCGCCGGCCACACGGTGCTGGTGGAGCGCGGCGCCGGGCTGGGGAGCGGCTTCGAGGACGCGCAGTACGAGGCGGTGGGCGCCCAGCTCCTGGACGTGGAGGAGGTGTGGGAGCGCGCCGAGATGATCATGAAGGTGAAGGAGCCGATCCCGGTGGAGTACCCGCGCATCCGCGAGGGGCAGCTCCTCTTCACCTACTTCCACTTCGCCGCCGACGAGACGCTCACCCGCGCCATCATCGACAGCCGCTGCGTGGCGCTCGCCTACGAGACGGTGGAGCTGCCCAGCGGCGAGCTGCCGCTGCTGACGCCGATGAGCGAGGTGGCGGGGCGCATGGCGATCCAGGCGGGCGCCAAGTACCTGGAGCGCACCCACGGCGGCCGCGGGATGCTGCTGGGCGGCGTCCCCGGCGTGGCGCCGGCCGAGGTGGTGATCATCGGCGGGGGCGTGGTGGGCACCAACGCGGCGAAGATGGCGGCCGGGATGGGTGCGCACGTGCGCGTGCTGGACCGCTCGCTGGAGCGGCTGCGCTACCTGTCGGACGTGATGCCGGCCAACGTGGACGTGATCTACTCCAACCGGCACAACCTGCTGGATCTCCTCGCGCGGGCCGACCTGCTGGTGGGCGCCGTGCTCCTGCCCGGGGCCAAGGCGCCCAAGCTGGTCAAGCGCGAGGACCTCAGGCTGATGAAGAAGGGCTCGGTGATCGTGGACGTGGCGGTGGACCAGGGCGGCTGCGTGGAAACGATCCGCCCCACCACGCACGAGAACCCGATCTACGAGGTGGACGGCGTGATCCACTACGGCGTGGCGAACATGCCGGGCGGCGTGCCGCGCACCTCCACGCTGGCGCTCACCAACGCCACCTTCCCCTACGCGGCCCACCTGTCCCGGGTGGGGTGGGAGGAGGCGTGCCGGGCGGACCGCGCGCTGGCGCTGGGCCTGAACATCGTCCACGGCAAGGTGGTCTACCCGGGCGTGGCCGAGGCCTTCGGGCTGCCGCTGACGCCGCTGGACGAGGTGCTGTCGGCCAGCTAG
- a CDS encoding serine hydrolase domain-containing protein, translating into MAAPRPDAPLAAFAAELDSLRRAHRIPGLSVAVVRDGRVVLARGFGWADVEARVPATEDTPYDIASVTKPVSAVVALRLAERGALDLDRPLTSYGGWTGFCADVRREGPRVFFSDFRCDTEPLTLRHLLSMTANGAAGERFFYNPVAYSWASRPMMEATGRPFSELVAEEVFAPAGMARSARVHRGLPLRADLAAALAKPYHADSADAFVRSPGPPPQGDGAAGGVVSTVLDLARFDLALDEGRLLSDASKAAMWRPGRSRSGAALPYGIGWFVQEVDGRRVVWHSGWWERAYSALYLKLPDERLTLILLANGEGLWWGNPLDAAEVERSPFAAAFLRRFPPRR; encoded by the coding sequence ATGGCTGCACCGCGGCCGGACGCACCCCTTGCCGCCTTCGCGGCCGAGCTCGACTCGCTCCGGCGCGCGCACCGCATCCCCGGGCTCTCCGTGGCCGTGGTGCGCGACGGGCGCGTGGTGCTGGCGCGCGGCTTCGGCTGGGCGGACGTGGAGGCGCGCGTCCCCGCCACGGAAGACACGCCGTACGACATCGCGTCGGTCACCAAGCCGGTCTCCGCCGTCGTGGCGCTGCGGCTGGCGGAGCGGGGGGCGCTCGACCTCGACCGGCCGCTGACGTCGTACGGCGGCTGGACCGGGTTCTGCGCCGACGTCCGGCGCGAGGGGCCGCGCGTCTTCTTCTCCGACTTCCGCTGCGACACGGAGCCGCTGACGCTGCGCCACCTGCTGTCGATGACGGCGAACGGCGCCGCGGGCGAGCGGTTCTTCTACAACCCGGTCGCCTACTCCTGGGCCTCGCGGCCGATGATGGAGGCGACCGGCCGTCCCTTCTCGGAGCTGGTGGCGGAGGAGGTCTTCGCGCCCGCGGGGATGGCGCGCTCGGCCCGCGTCCACCGCGGGCTCCCGCTCCGCGCCGACCTGGCGGCCGCGCTCGCGAAGCCGTACCACGCGGACTCCGCGGACGCCTTCGTCCGCTCGCCCGGCCCGCCGCCGCAGGGCGACGGGGCCGCGGGCGGCGTGGTCTCCACCGTGCTCGACCTGGCGCGCTTCGACCTGGCGCTCGACGAGGGGCGCCTGCTGTCGGACGCGTCGAAGGCGGCGATGTGGCGGCCGGGGCGCTCCCGGTCCGGGGCGGCGCTGCCGTACGGGATCGGCTGGTTCGTCCAGGAGGTGGACGGGCGGCGCGTCGTCTGGCACTCGGGGTGGTGGGAGCGGGCGTACTCGGCCCTGTATCTCAAGCTCCCCGACGAGCGGCTGACGCTGATCCTGCTCGCCAACGGCGAGGGGCTGTGGTGGGGCAACCCGCTGGACGCCGCCGAGGTCGAGCGCTCGCCGTTCGCCGCCGCCTTCCTGCGCCGCTTCCCGCCCCGGAGGTAG
- a CDS encoding polyribonucleotide nucleotidyltransferase — MAKLERQFAGRNLTLETGKMARLADGSCTIMYGETMVLCTATAQETPTHLPFFPLTVEYRERTYAAGKFPGGFIKREGRPSDKEILSARLVDRPLRPLFPDGFANETQIFVTVVSADQENDADVLGITGASLALSLSRIPFAGPIAAVRVGRIQGQWVLNPTFQQLEYSDVDVIVAGSEDAIMMVEGGALEVPEEDIAEGLVVAHAGIKELIGIQRELMAQVEIPPTMEWTPREIDPAFRARVDALAEERVRQALRIADKSERNNAIAELKADVVAALAEEFENAEKDAGSVVKDIEKREMREMILVEGVRSDGRGPDEVRPIHIEVGVLPRTHGSALFTRGQTQALGTATLGTQDDAQAYDTIDYAQQQNKSFMLHYNFPPYATGEVRPMRGTSRREIGHGALAERALEPLLPPVDEFPYTIRVVSDILESNGSSSMASVCAGSLALMDAGVPMRAAVAGVAMGLIKEGDRVAVLTDILGAEDALGDMDFKVAGTRGGVTSIQMDIKIEGLTLEIMREALEKAHRARMHILGLMEQALPEPRAELSPFAPRIITVKINPSKIGEVIGPKGKTIRGIQDATGATINIDDDGTVTIASVSGEGGERARKMIMGLTEEPEVGRIYDGTVKSTTAFGAFVEITPGTEGLVHISELQEGRVDKTEDVVKKGDQIPVKLLHIDEKGRLRLSRKAALKELAERGQAAD; from the coding sequence ATGGCAAAGCTGGAGAGGCAGTTCGCGGGGCGGAACCTCACCCTCGAGACGGGGAAGATGGCCCGTCTGGCGGACGGGTCGTGCACCATCATGTACGGGGAGACCATGGTGCTGTGCACCGCGACGGCTCAGGAGACGCCGACGCACCTTCCCTTCTTCCCCCTCACGGTCGAGTACCGCGAGCGGACCTACGCCGCGGGGAAGTTCCCCGGCGGCTTCATCAAGCGCGAGGGGCGCCCCTCCGACAAGGAGATCCTCTCCGCCCGCCTGGTGGACCGGCCGCTCAGGCCGCTCTTCCCCGACGGCTTCGCCAACGAGACGCAGATCTTCGTCACCGTGGTGTCGGCCGACCAGGAGAACGACGCCGACGTGCTGGGGATCACCGGCGCGTCGCTGGCCCTCTCCCTCTCGCGCATCCCCTTCGCGGGGCCGATCGCCGCGGTGCGCGTGGGGCGCATCCAGGGGCAGTGGGTCCTGAACCCCACCTTCCAGCAGCTCGAGTACAGCGACGTCGACGTGATCGTGGCCGGCTCGGAAGACGCGATCATGATGGTGGAGGGCGGCGCGCTGGAGGTGCCCGAGGAGGACATCGCCGAGGGGCTGGTGGTGGCGCACGCCGGGATCAAGGAGCTGATCGGGATCCAGCGCGAGCTGATGGCGCAGGTGGAGATCCCGCCCACGATGGAGTGGACGCCGCGCGAGATCGACCCCGCCTTCCGGGCGCGCGTGGACGCCCTGGCCGAGGAGCGCGTCCGGCAGGCGCTGCGCATCGCCGACAAGAGCGAGCGCAACAACGCCATCGCCGAGCTCAAGGCCGACGTGGTGGCCGCGCTGGCGGAGGAGTTCGAGAACGCGGAGAAGGACGCCGGCAGCGTGGTCAAGGACATCGAGAAGCGCGAGATGCGCGAGATGATCCTGGTCGAGGGTGTCCGCTCCGACGGGCGCGGCCCCGACGAGGTGCGCCCGATCCACATCGAGGTGGGGGTGCTGCCGCGCACGCACGGCTCGGCGCTCTTCACCCGCGGCCAGACGCAGGCGCTGGGCACGGCCACGCTGGGCACGCAGGACGACGCGCAGGCGTACGACACCATCGACTACGCGCAGCAGCAGAACAAGAGCTTCATGCTGCACTACAACTTCCCGCCGTACGCCACCGGCGAGGTGCGCCCCATGCGCGGCACCAGCCGCCGCGAGATCGGCCACGGCGCGCTGGCCGAGCGGGCGCTGGAGCCGCTCCTGCCGCCGGTGGACGAGTTCCCCTACACCATCCGCGTGGTGAGCGACATCCTGGAGTCGAACGGCAGCTCGTCGATGGCCTCGGTGTGCGCGGGGTCGCTGGCGCTGATGGACGCGGGCGTGCCGATGCGCGCGGCCGTGGCGGGCGTGGCGATGGGGCTCATCAAGGAGGGTGACCGGGTGGCGGTGCTCACCGACATCCTGGGCGCCGAGGACGCGCTGGGCGACATGGACTTCAAGGTGGCCGGCACCCGCGGCGGCGTCACCTCGATCCAGATGGACATCAAGATCGAGGGGCTCACCCTGGAGATCATGCGCGAGGCGCTCGAGAAGGCGCACCGCGCGCGGATGCACATCCTGGGGCTGATGGAGCAGGCGCTCCCCGAGCCGCGCGCGGAGCTCTCCCCGTTCGCGCCGCGCATCATCACCGTCAAGATCAACCCGTCGAAGATCGGCGAGGTGATCGGGCCCAAGGGGAAGACGATCCGCGGCATCCAGGACGCCACGGGCGCCACCATCAACATCGACGACGACGGCACCGTCACCATCGCCAGCGTGAGCGGCGAGGGCGGCGAGCGCGCGCGCAAGATGATCATGGGGCTCACCGAGGAGCCCGAGGTGGGCCGCATCTACGACGGCACGGTGAAGAGCACCACCGCGTTCGGCGCCTTCGTGGAGATCACCCCCGGCACCGAGGGGCTGGTGCACATCTCCGAGCTGCAGGAGGGCCGGGTGGACAAGACCGAGGACGTGGTCAAGAAGGGCGACCAGATCCCCGTGAAGCTCCTGCACATCGACGAGAAGGGGCGGCTGCGCCTCTCCCGCAAGGCGGCGCTCAAGGAGCTCGCCGAGCGCGGCCAGGCGGCCGACTGA
- the rpsO gene encoding 30S ribosomal protein S15 yields MALTRENRDEIIKKYQLGENDRGSTKVQIALLTARINDLTDHFRTHKKDHHSRRGLLKMVGKRRRLLDYLRRNDLEGYRALITELGLRH; encoded by the coding sequence ATGGCCCTGACGCGCGAGAACCGCGACGAGATCATCAAGAAGTACCAGCTCGGCGAGAACGACCGGGGGTCCACCAAGGTGCAGATCGCGCTGCTCACGGCGCGCATCAACGACCTGACCGACCACTTCCGCACCCACAAGAAGGACCATCACTCGCGCCGCGGCCTGCTCAAGATGGTGGGCAAGCGCCGCCGCCTGCTCGACTACCTGCGCCGCAACGACCTCGAGGGGTACCGCGCGCTGATCACCGAGCTGGGGCTGCGCCACTGA
- a CDS encoding SRPBCC family protein has protein sequence MQITVETLVNADLNQVWDAWNTPADIERWNAAHDDWHTTRSTVDLREGGKFLARMEAKDGSEGFDFEGTYTRVVPREAIEYRMSDGREVRVEFLEAAGGVRVRETFDAETENSPELQRAGWQAILDNFARYVEAKG, from the coding sequence ATGCAGATCACCGTCGAGACCCTCGTGAACGCCGATCTGAACCAGGTCTGGGATGCCTGGAACACCCCCGCCGACATCGAGCGGTGGAATGCCGCCCACGACGACTGGCACACCACCCGGAGCACCGTGGACCTCCGGGAGGGCGGGAAGTTCCTGGCGCGCATGGAGGCGAAGGACGGCAGTGAAGGCTTCGACTTCGAGGGCACCTATACTCGCGTGGTGCCGCGCGAGGCCATCGAGTACCGGATGAGCGACGGCCGCGAGGTCAGGGTCGAGTTCCTCGAAGCCGCCGGCGGCGTGAGGGTGAGGGAAACGTTCGACGCGGAGACGGAGAACTCACCCGAGCTCCAGCGCGCGGGCTGGCAGGCCATCCTGGACAACTTCGCCCGGTACGTAGAGGCGAAGGGCTGA
- a CDS encoding nuclear transport factor 2 family protein, which yields MSAENENLATVRRYFEALEQNADVTGFFAPDVVQEEFPNRIVPHGARRDLAALLEANARGRQVVASQRYELRGEVASGDRVAVEVLWTGVLAVDVGSLPAGATMRAHSAMFIELQGGRIVAQRNYDCFEPW from the coding sequence ATGTCGGCCGAGAACGAGAACCTCGCCACCGTGCGGCGCTACTTCGAGGCGCTGGAGCAGAACGCCGACGTCACCGGGTTCTTCGCGCCCGACGTGGTGCAGGAGGAGTTCCCGAACCGCATCGTCCCCCACGGTGCCCGCCGCGACCTGGCCGCCCTGCTGGAGGCGAACGCGCGCGGCAGGCAGGTGGTGGCCAGCCAGCGCTACGAGCTGCGCGGCGAGGTGGCGAGCGGCGACCGGGTGGCGGTGGAGGTGCTGTGGACCGGCGTCCTGGCCGTGGACGTCGGCTCGCTCCCGGCCGGCGCCACCATGCGCGCCCATTCCGCGATGTTCATCGAGCTCCAGGGCGGCAGGATCGTGGCGCAGCGCAACTACGACTGCTTCGAGCCGTGGTAG
- a CDS encoding bifunctional riboflavin kinase/FAD synthetase, which produces MPIDPRYLWPAPYAIDPALPPALPRDGRPAVVTVGTFDGVHRGHREVLAEIGRRAGRTGGRSILVTFHPHPLRIVRPEDAPPLLTTQREKREILAESGLEYVVFVPFTRTLQQYPARRFVEEILIGRVGMDELVIGYDHGFGKGREGTVDTLVEIGRELGFGVDVVEAIEIEGGAVSSSRIRRLLAEGDVAGAAPLLGRQYSLEGIVVRGERKGRELGFPTANIDVGAPDKMLPKEGIYAVHGWVRGERLPGLLHLGPRPTFAGFAPTVELYLLDWSGDLYGDRVRVDFAARIRDIRPFHSVESLVEAMREDERIGRGMLGL; this is translated from the coding sequence ATGCCGATCGACCCCCGCTACCTCTGGCCGGCGCCGTACGCCATCGACCCCGCGCTCCCGCCCGCCCTCCCGCGCGACGGGCGGCCGGCGGTGGTGACCGTGGGCACCTTCGACGGCGTGCACCGCGGCCACCGCGAGGTGCTCGCCGAGATCGGGCGGCGCGCCGGGCGCACCGGCGGGCGGAGCATCCTGGTCACCTTCCACCCGCATCCCCTGCGCATCGTCCGTCCGGAAGACGCGCCGCCGCTGCTGACCACGCAGCGCGAGAAGCGGGAGATCCTGGCCGAGTCGGGGCTGGAGTACGTGGTGTTCGTCCCCTTCACCCGCACCCTCCAGCAGTACCCGGCGCGCCGCTTCGTCGAGGAGATCCTGATCGGCCGGGTGGGGATGGACGAGCTGGTGATCGGCTACGACCACGGCTTCGGGAAGGGGCGGGAAGGGACGGTGGACACGCTCGTCGAGATCGGCCGGGAGCTGGGCTTCGGGGTGGACGTGGTGGAGGCGATCGAGATCGAGGGCGGCGCCGTCTCGTCCAGCCGCATCCGCAGGCTGCTGGCGGAGGGCGACGTGGCGGGCGCCGCGCCGCTGCTGGGGCGGCAGTACTCGCTGGAGGGGATCGTGGTGCGCGGCGAGCGCAAGGGGCGCGAGCTGGGCTTCCCCACCGCCAACATCGACGTGGGCGCCCCCGACAAGATGCTGCCGAAGGAGGGGATCTACGCCGTGCACGGCTGGGTGCGGGGCGAGCGGCTCCCCGGGCTGCTGCACCTGGGGCCGCGCCCCACCTTCGCCGGCTTCGCGCCCACGGTGGAGCTGTACCTGCTCGACTGGAGCGGCGACCTGTACGGCGACCGCGTGCGGGTGGACTTCGCCGCGCGCATCCGCGACATCCGCCCCTTCCACTCCGTCGAGTCGCTGGTCGAGGCCATGCGCGAGGACGAGCGTATCGGCCGCGGGATGCTCGGGCTGTAG
- the truB gene encoding tRNA pseudouridine(55) synthase TruB, producing the protein MNGVLPVDKPVGPTSHDAVAAVRRALKIRQVGHTGTLDPFASGLLLVCVGAATRLAEYLTGLPKTYVAAMRLGEATDTDDLTGETISSSDAWREVTRGQVETALQGQVGTIRQLPPLFSAKKVGGERMYAAARRGEAVERRPATVTVYAIRLLSFDPPDAELEVECGAGTYIRAIARDVGETLGVGGHLRALRRTRVGAHAVERAVPLDALADAERVRAALIPPLEAVAHLPRITIDELAAEDVRHGRAVRAGEADAAEGTVALASPAGELLAVGEAAGGVVRPRKVFMTPS; encoded by the coding sequence GTGAACGGCGTCCTTCCCGTGGACAAGCCCGTGGGGCCCACCTCGCACGACGCGGTGGCGGCGGTGCGGCGGGCGCTCAAGATCCGGCAGGTGGGGCACACGGGAACGCTCGACCCCTTCGCCTCGGGCCTGCTGCTGGTCTGCGTGGGCGCGGCCACGCGGCTGGCGGAGTACCTCACCGGCCTGCCGAAGACGTACGTCGCCGCGATGCGGCTGGGCGAGGCGACCGACACCGACGACCTCACCGGCGAGACCATCTCGTCGTCCGACGCGTGGCGGGAGGTGACGCGCGGGCAGGTCGAGACGGCGCTCCAGGGGCAGGTGGGGACGATCCGGCAGCTTCCTCCGCTCTTCTCGGCCAAGAAGGTGGGCGGGGAGCGGATGTACGCCGCCGCCCGCCGCGGCGAGGCCGTGGAGCGCAGGCCCGCCACGGTGACGGTCTACGCCATCCGGCTGCTCTCCTTCGACCCGCCCGACGCGGAGCTCGAGGTGGAGTGCGGCGCGGGGACCTACATCCGCGCCATCGCGCGCGACGTGGGCGAGACGCTGGGCGTGGGCGGCCACCTGCGCGCGCTGCGCCGCACCCGCGTGGGCGCGCACGCGGTCGAGCGCGCGGTGCCGCTGGACGCGCTGGCCGACGCGGAGCGCGTCCGGGCGGCGCTGATCCCCCCGCTGGAAGCCGTGGCGCACCTGCCGCGCATCACGATCGACGAACTCGCCGCGGAAGACGTCCGCCACGGGCGCGCCGTCCGCGCGGGCGAGGCGGACGCGGCGGAGGGCACCGTCGCGCTCGCCTCCCCCGCCGGCGAGCTGCTGGCCGTGGGCGAGGCGGCGGGCGGGGTGGTGCGCCCGCGCAAGGTCTTCATGACTCCTTCCTGA
- the rbfA gene encoding 30S ribosome-binding factor RbfA, which produces MAQFRRTDRLNEQLKQEISLLVRDEVRDPRVGLATITAVQTSPELDHAKVYFTALGDEKERAEILAGLRSAAPFIRGQLSRRLHIRRVPELHFELDRVLEEAQRIEQLLREALPQDGGDGDADAEKE; this is translated from the coding sequence ATGGCGCAGTTCCGACGGACCGACCGGCTCAACGAGCAGCTCAAGCAGGAGATCTCGCTCCTGGTGCGCGACGAGGTGCGCGACCCGCGCGTGGGCCTCGCCACCATCACGGCGGTGCAGACCTCGCCGGAGCTGGACCACGCCAAGGTCTACTTCACCGCGCTGGGCGACGAGAAGGAGCGGGCCGAGATCCTGGCCGGCCTCCGGAGCGCCGCGCCCTTCATCCGCGGCCAGCTCAGCCGGCGGCTGCACATCCGCCGCGTCCCCGAGCTGCACTTCGAGCTGGACCGCGTGCTCGAGGAGGCCCAGCGCATCGAGCAGCTCCTGCGCGAGGCGCTCCCGCAGGACGGCGGCGACGGGGACGCGGACGCGGAGAAGGAGTGA
- a CDS encoding DUF503 domain-containing protein: MVVGVVVWELHVPGCQSLKDKRQVVKSLKDRLHARFNVSAAETAHQDLLQRAEIAVCVVSGDRKHAQSVLSSCDRLVEEEGRARIVDSYTTFY, from the coding sequence GTGGTGGTCGGCGTCGTCGTCTGGGAGCTCCACGTCCCCGGGTGCCAGTCCCTCAAGGACAAGCGCCAGGTGGTGAAGAGCCTCAAGGACCGGCTGCACGCGCGCTTCAACGTGTCGGCGGCCGAGACGGCGCACCAGGACCTGCTGCAGCGCGCCGAGATCGCGGTCTGCGTGGTCTCGGGCGACCGGAAGCACGCGCAGTCGGTGCTCTCCTCGTGCGACCGGCTGGTGGAGGAGGAGGGCCGGGCGCGGATCGTCGACTCGTACACGACGTTCTACTGA